A single window of Zea mays cultivar B73 chromosome 10, Zm-B73-REFERENCE-NAM-5.0, whole genome shotgun sequence DNA harbors:
- the LOC109942896 gene encoding uncharacterized protein, producing MKFGNIKNTKCSFTVPHLRCIPGDSWEQTTSHRWQAQRQCKQTTRCGTGCASEEDVVKLSSLGNVGELPVLPCSCSVMDDSVTDDEAADRSGDAGAAVPGAGTTTAVAFLAPPPPRFAATAGLCFLPTPAAGFVSCCCCSCLVGSRRFLRCVCQTFLISLSARRAAWRRWRTS from the exons ATGAAGTTTGGCAACATCAAGAATAC AAAATGTTCTTTTACCGTACCTCATCTTCGCTGCATCCCTGGCGATTCATGGGAGCAAACAACAAGTCACCGGTGGCAAGCTCAAAGGCAATGCAAGCAAACGACCAGATGTGGTACTGGGTGCGCGTCCGAGGAGGACGTGGTGAAGCTCTCCTCCTTGGGGAACGTGGGCGAGCTCCCCGTGTTGCCGTGCTCCTGCTCCGTCATGGACGACTCGGTCACCGACGACGAGGCCGCCGACCGTTCGGGCGACGCCGGTGCAGCGGTGCCCGGGGCCGGTACGACGACGGCCGTCGCCTTCCTGGCTCCGCCGCCCCCGCGCTTCGCAGCCACCGCGGGCCTATGCTTCTTGCCGACGCCAGCCGCCGGCTTCGTGTCGTGCTGCTGCTGCTCCTGCTTGGTGGGATCCAGGCGCTTCTTAAGGTGCGTGTGCCAGACGTTCTTGATCTCGTTGTCCGCCCGCCGGGCAGCCTGGCGGCGATGGCGGACCTCCTAG